Proteins found in one Brachypodium distachyon strain Bd21 chromosome 5, Brachypodium_distachyon_v3.0, whole genome shotgun sequence genomic segment:
- the LOC100829673 gene encoding copper transporter 6, whose protein sequence is MRGMEGMAMAPPRAPATQHKMATMMHMSFFWGDRAVVLFPGWPGDRGAGAYVLCLLFVLALAALTEALALLSRRLARRGGVGEPTASASAALLLAAVHGGRMGLAYLVMLAVMSFNVGVLLAAVAGHGLGFLLARSKVRTGAARGNGNGNGASPELCGVPQSNGSKP, encoded by the coding sequence ATGAGGGGCATGGAGGGGATGGcgatggcgccgccgcgggcgccggcgacgcAGCACAAGATGGCGACGATGATGCACATGAGCTTCTTCTGGGGAGACCGCGCGGTGGTCCTCTTCCCGGGCTGGCCGGGGGACCGCGGCGCCGGGGCGTACGtcctctgcctcctcttcgtgctcgcgctcgccgcgctCACCGAGGCGCTCGCCCTGCTCTCGCGCCGCCTCGCgcgacgcggcggcgtcggggaaCCCACGGCCTCTGCGTCTGcagcgctgctgctggcggcCGTGCACGGCGGCAGGATGGGGCTGGCCTATCTCGTGATGCTGGCGGTCATGTCGTTCAACGTCGGCGTGCTCCTCGCGGCCGTGGCCGGCCACGGACTCGGGTTCCTCCTCGCGCGGAGTAAGGTGCGCaccggcgcggcgcgggggaACGGGAACGGGAACGGCGCGTCACCTGAGCTCTGTGGCGTCCCGCAGTCGAACGGATCCAAGCCGTAG